Proteins encoded within one genomic window of Clostridia bacterium:
- a CDS encoding DNA primase, translating into MPGLIPEDFIDNLRDQIEIVSFIKGFVPLKKQGQNYVGLCPFHTEKTPSFVVSPHKQIFHCFGCGKGGNVYIFVMEQLGLSFPEAVAYLAKTCGLEVPSSNLTPQQRKQRELREKLVGINELAAKFFQQQLWQKKAKGVQDYLKKRGLKKSVCQDFLLGYAPDDWGELTNYLLSKKIAPQDLISLGLAVRNPQGHLYDRFRNRLIFPIGDAGGRIIGFGGRALDDSLPKYFNSPETPLFNKGEQLYGLHQARGFLRNKNQVILTEGYLDVITAHQYGFSQVVGILGTALTEKQARLLMRYTYNFIFCFDADSAGSQATLRGLDIVQQLGVKAAVIIMPQGLDPDDFLRKEGQTKFNQLIEQALPAFEYRLLKLTEKYKQDTLENKIQIMQALIPVLLKIKSPIEREGYLRLLAERFSFSEKAIYAEIKKYQQGLFQKDEEAAEEKREISGKEKAQWGLLRLVLNKPELLNEVEKFGGAELFFKPLYKEIYKLNYLLRQAGHNIKVEDLITHLKNKAAQELVAEIMLSDEPLQNEQKFLKDCLLTLKIELVNQKIQEKQSLMVGYEKQGEVTKSLELMAVIQKMIKERQKMVSTLAKGGNILEE; encoded by the coding sequence GTGCCTGGGTTGATTCCGGAGGATTTTATTGATAATTTACGCGATCAGATAGAAATAGTTAGTTTTATTAAGGGTTTTGTGCCTTTAAAAAAACAGGGGCAAAACTATGTGGGACTTTGTCCTTTCCATACCGAAAAAACACCTTCTTTTGTTGTTTCACCCCATAAACAAATTTTTCATTGTTTTGGTTGTGGTAAAGGGGGCAATGTATATATTTTTGTAATGGAACAGCTTGGTCTTAGTTTTCCAGAGGCCGTGGCTTATTTAGCTAAAACTTGTGGTTTGGAAGTACCAAGTAGTAATTTAACACCTCAGCAAAGGAAACAAAGAGAACTTAGGGAAAAGTTAGTAGGGATAAATGAATTAGCGGCAAAGTTTTTTCAACAACAGTTGTGGCAAAAAAAGGCGAAGGGAGTCCAGGATTATTTAAAAAAACGCGGTCTAAAAAAATCAGTTTGTCAAGATTTTTTATTGGGATATGCCCCAGATGACTGGGGAGAATTAACAAATTATTTATTAAGCAAAAAAATTGCTCCCCAAGATTTAATCAGTTTGGGTTTAGCTGTGCGAAATCCTCAAGGTCATCTTTATGACCGTTTTAGAAATCGTTTAATTTTTCCTATAGGGGATGCAGGGGGCAGAATTATTGGTTTTGGAGGAAGAGCATTAGATGATTCTCTACCCAAATACTTTAATTCTCCGGAAACACCTTTGTTTAATAAAGGTGAGCAATTATATGGTTTACATCAGGCACGCGGTTTTTTACGCAATAAAAATCAAGTTATTTTAACAGAAGGTTATTTGGATGTTATAACTGCTCATCAATATGGTTTTTCACAGGTTGTAGGAATATTAGGTACTGCTTTAACGGAAAAACAAGCAAGATTATTAATGCGTTATACTTATAACTTTATTTTTTGTTTTGATGCTGATTCCGCCGGCAGTCAGGCTACTTTACGTGGTTTAGATATTGTTCAACAGTTAGGTGTTAAAGCAGCTGTAATAATCATGCCACAGGGATTAGATCCCGATGATTTTTTACGTAAAGAGGGGCAGACTAAATTTAATCAATTAATTGAGCAGGCTTTGCCAGCTTTTGAATATAGATTATTAAAATTAACGGAAAAATATAAGCAAGATACGTTGGAAAATAAAATTCAAATTATGCAGGCTTTGATCCCCGTACTTTTAAAAATAAAAAGTCCCATTGAAAGGGAAGGTTATCTGCGTTTATTAGCTGAACGGTTTTCTTTTTCGGAAAAAGCAATTTATGCGGAAATTAAGAAATATCAGCAGGGTCTTTTTCAAAAGGACGAAGAAGCAGCTGAAGAAAAAAGAGAAATTTCGGGAAAGGAAAAAGCTCAGTGGGGATTATTGCGCTTGGTTTTAAATAAACCGGAACTACTTAATGAAGTAGAAAAGTTTGGTGGAGCGGAATTGTTTTTTAAACCGCTTTATAAGGAAATCTATAAGTTAAATTATTTATTACGTCAGGCTGGTCATAATATAAAAGTTGAGGATTTAATTACTCACTTGAAAAACAAAGCAGCCCAGGAATTAGTTGCCGAGATTATGTTGTCAGATGAACCTCTGCAAAATGAACAAAAGTTTTTAAAGGATTGTTTACTAACTTTAAAAATAGAGTTGGTTAATCAAAAAATACAGGAAAAACAGTCTTTAATGGTTGGTTATGAAAAACAAGGTGAAGTGACAAAATCTCTGGAATTAATGGCTGTGATTCAAAAAATGATTAAAGAAAGACAAAAAATGGTGTCAACCCTGGCGAAGGGGGGGAATATTCTTGAAGAATGA